The following proteins come from a genomic window of Alnus glutinosa chromosome 10, dhAlnGlut1.1, whole genome shotgun sequence:
- the LOC133878847 gene encoding UPF0481 protein At3g47200-like, whose protein sequence is MPSQAASHVQENDLKCKELVIDIEDLEPAEWDECCIYRIPKKLRNVNKEAYTPKLISIGPFHHGGEEYQDMEMQKVRYLRDFCKRTGKSQKDLASVVVEKEEKIRHCYAETSKLESKEFLKMVLWDGIFIIELFLRNSEEKDREKDYILRKPWLREGIQHDLLLLENQLPYFVLEDLYKFACHGSSSCNNNRKQDPAFLNLCRKYFSKYDRQQKNSVIFKEKKIEHLTDLLRDFFYPSDLEKTEKKAIDRLCSATKLDEAGVKFKQVTERHLLDIRFKKGRCLENCPYLNCSWLLNCLPCFKCLFFLEHMQPFLELPAFIVDHETDCVFRNIMALEQCHYSTEAYICNYILLLDSLINTENDVDLLVEKKVIVNQVGSDEAVAMLVNKLGHQILTEGSCYYELSQRLNGHYEDFWNRNMATLTTTYFRDIWRGTATVVGIIFLLLTFWNIFLRHFVKMPRSGPN, encoded by the exons ATGCCCAGCCAAGCTGCAAGTCATGTTCAGGAAAATGATCTTAAATGCAAAGAATTGGTGATTGACATCGAAGATCTTGAGCCGGCCGAGTGGGACGAGTGCTGCATCTACAGGATTCCAAAGAAACTTCGCAACGTAAACAAAGAAGCCTATACTCCTAAGTTAATCTCAATAGGCCCCTTTCATCACGGGGGGGAAGAATACCAGGACATGGAAATGCAGAAAGTGAGATATTTGAGGGACTTCTGTAAAAGGACTGGGAAGAGCCAGAAGGATCTTGCCAGCGTCGTtgtagagaaagaagaaaaaatccgCCATTGCTATGCGGAGACCTCAAAACTCGAAAGTAAGGAGTTCCTAAAAATGGTTCTATGGGATGGCATCTTTATAATTGAGCTCTTCTTGAGGAATTCTGAGGAGAAAGATCGTGAAAAGGATTATATATTAAGGAAACCGTGGCTGAGGGAAGGTATACAGCATGACTTGCTTCTACTCGAGAATCAGCTTCCTTATTTTGTTCTTGAGGATTTATATAAGTTCGCCTGCCATGGCTCTTCCAGTTGCAATAATAATCGCAAGCAGGATCCTGCCTTTCTTAATCTTTGCCGCAAGTACTTTTCTAAATATGATCGGCAGCAAAAAAATTCCGTCATTTTCaaggagaaaaaaattgaacatttgACAGATTTGCTGAGGGATTTTTTCTATCCATCAGACCTggagaaaacagaaaagaaggcCATTGATCGACTATGCAGTGCCACAAAGCTTGACGAGGCAGGAGTGAAATTCAAACAAGTTACAGAAAGACACCTACTTGACATACGATTCAAAAAGG GTCGGTGCTTGGAGAACTGTCCGTACCTGAATTGCTCATGGCTGTTGAACTGCCTACCATGCTTCAAATGCTTATTCTTCTTGGAGCACATGCAACCCTTCTTGGAACTCCCTGCCTTCATAGTAGATCACGAAACTGACTGTGTTTTTCGAAACATCATGGCCTTGGAGCAGTGTCATTATTCAACGGAGGCATACATTTGCAATTACATTCTACTGTTGGATTCTCTTATCAACACTGAAAACGATGTGGATCTTCTTGTTGAGAAAAAGGTTATCGTGAACCAGGTTGGCAGCGATGAAGCAGTGGCGATGCTGGTTAACAAGCTTGGCCATCAAATTTTAACAGAAGGGTCCTGCTACTATGAACTCAGCCAAAGGCTTAATGGGCACTACGAAGACTTCTGGAATCGAAATATGGCAACCTTGACAACAACATATTTCCGCGACATTTGGAGAGGCACTGCAACGGTTGTTGGGATTATCTTCCTGCTTTTAACTTTCTGGAATATCTTCCTCAGGCATTTCGTGAAAATGCCTCGCTCTGGTCCTAACTGA